Proteins encoded within one genomic window of Ailuropoda melanoleuca isolate Jingjing chromosome 16, ASM200744v2, whole genome shotgun sequence:
- the INS gene encoding insulin isoform X2, which produces MGQAVGLGAIKPGGPRSPQPPGTSCTLTRTASRSPSPAMALWTRLLPLLALLAVWAPVPARTFVNQHLCGSHLVEALYLVCGERGFFYTPKARREVEDLPAGDAELDRVPGADPQPRALAGALQRRGIVEQCCTSICSLYQLENYCN; this is translated from the exons ATGGGCCAGGCAGTGGGGTTGGGAGCTATAAAGCCAGGAGGGCCCCGCAGCCCTCAGCCCCCTGGGACCAGCTGCACCCTGACACGGACGGCTAGCAG GTCCCCGTCCCCCGCCATGGCCCTCTGGACGcgcctcctgcccctgctggctTTGCTGGCCGTCTGGGCGCCTGTCCCTGCCAGAACCTTCGTGAACCAGCACCTGTGCGGCTCCCACCTGGTGGAGGCGCTCTACCTGGTGTGCGGGGAGCGTGGCTTTTTCTACACGCCCAAGGCCCGCCGGGAGGTGGAGGACCTGCCGG CAGGGGACGCAGAGCTGGACAGGGTGCCTGGCGCAGACCCACAGCCCCGGGCCCTGGCGGGGGCGCTGCAAAGACGGGGCATCGTGGAGCAGTGCTGCACCAGCATCTGCTCACTCTACCAGCTGGAGAATTACTGCAACTAG
- the INS gene encoding insulin isoform X1 — protein sequence MGQAVGLGAIKPGGPRSPQPPGTSCTLTRTASRSPSPAMALWTRLLPLLALLAVWAPVPARTFVNQHLCGSHLVEALYLVCGERGFFYTPKARREVEDLPAAGDAELDRVPGADPQPRALAGALQRRGIVEQCCTSICSLYQLENYCN from the exons ATGGGCCAGGCAGTGGGGTTGGGAGCTATAAAGCCAGGAGGGCCCCGCAGCCCTCAGCCCCCTGGGACCAGCTGCACCCTGACACGGACGGCTAGCAG GTCCCCGTCCCCCGCCATGGCCCTCTGGACGcgcctcctgcccctgctggctTTGCTGGCCGTCTGGGCGCCTGTCCCTGCCAGAACCTTCGTGAACCAGCACCTGTGCGGCTCCCACCTGGTGGAGGCGCTCTACCTGGTGTGCGGGGAGCGTGGCTTTTTCTACACGCCCAAGGCCCGCCGGGAGGTGGAGGACCTGCCGG CAGCAGGGGACGCAGAGCTGGACAGGGTGCCTGGCGCAGACCCACAGCCCCGGGCCCTGGCGGGGGCGCTGCAAAGACGGGGCATCGTGGAGCAGTGCTGCACCAGCATCTGCTCACTCTACCAGCTGGAGAATTACTGCAACTAG